CATGGTTAGCACTGCCATGAGCGTTTACGGTAAGGTTAAGGGAAAGAGCGGCAGCGTAAAAGCTGGGAAGAAAGAAGGTCAGGGAGAATTCGATTTTACTTTGGAATAAATAATTACGCCGTAGGGCGGAAGCAAATGATCATAATAAAACCCGGCTGTAATGGCCGGGTTTTGCGGTTCAGGCGCACGGACTACCCTTTTAGGCTTTAGTATTAGCTATTGTTCCCACGCCGGAGTATGCGGCACTGAGAACGCTTTTTTGGAAATCATAATCGCTACTGGTTGAAGAACTGAACTGGTCGGAGTTCATGTAATCAAGGGTCTTGGTTACAACCTGAGCTCCGAACAGCTGCTTGTCACTTACCGCAGGTGCGGTATCCATTGTTGAGCTGATTCCTGTTACGTCCATAAACACCCCTCCCGAAAAAGGGTAATATACGCGCCTATCTGTCGAATCGGCTAGATCTTGAAATACTTTAGGGCAAAAATAAGTAAAATTAAGCCAGATTAACAAACTGCTGATAATACTTAATAAAAAAAATAAAAAAGTCCCCGCAATCAGTAGATGATAGCGGGGACTTTGTCGGCTCAGGCGGGGAGGTTTATTTCTTAACCTGTTCCCAGAGTTCGTTTTGTTCAATGAGATTCATTTCGGAGATGTCCTTGCCTTGTTCTTTGGCGAGGTCTTCCATTTTAGCGAATCTTTTAAGGAACTTGTTGTTGGTGATATCCAGTGCGCTGTTGGCTTTGATGCCTTTTCTGCGTCCCAGTTCGATAAGGGTGAACAGGTAGTCGCCGAATTCTTCGGTAATGGCATCGCTGTCGCCGGATTCCAGAGCGCTGTTCCATTCTTTCCATTCACTTTCGAGTTGTCCGAGGCACTGCTCGTCGGATTCAAAAGTAAATCCGCTCCGCGCGGCTTTTGAATTGATGCGGTAAGCCTTAAGCATCGGCGGAAGTCCCTTGGGCAGGGAATCGAAAATTTTATTGTCTTCAGATTTTTCGCTTCTTTTGATCTTTTCCCAGTTACGCAGCAGTTCTTCCTGATCTTCGATTTTTACATCAGCAAAAACGTGAGGGTGGCGGCGGATCATTTTTGCTGCACCGGATTCTACGGCATCAGCAAAAGTGAAAGCATCTTCTTCTTCGTAGCGCTGGGCTATGAAGAGCAGCAGAAACATGACGTCGCCTAGTTCTTCCATTGCTTCCTGCTTATCGTCAGCGCGAATCGCTTCCACCAGCTCGAAAGCTTCTTCAATAACAGAATCGCAAAGGGTTTTAGCGGTTTGTTCTTTGTCCCAAGGGCAGCCGTCAGGTGCAGTCAGGCTGGAAATTACATTTTTGAGTTTTTCAATAGATTTTGCGCTCATTTTAAATTGTATCGCTTAAGGGGTTGGTAAGTTCAGAGTGATCAGGAAACATGGATTTGATATCCAATGAATCAATTACGTCTTCAGGAGCGAAGCTGATGAAGAAACTCGCAGTAGACATTACTTTCGGAGCCAGTTTTGATTTGGTCAGGAATTCTGAATTGGGGGTGAAGCTGTTCAGCACAACAATAATGATGCCGCCGACAATGATCGCTTCAACAAAACCGAGAATTCCGCCAAGGACCTGATCCGCCCAGCTGAGCATGGATAC
The window above is part of the Marinifilum sp. JC120 genome. Proteins encoded here:
- a CDS encoding paraslipin; amino-acid sequence: MVSTAMSVYGKVKGKSGSVKAGKKEGQGEFDFTLE
- a CDS encoding nucleoside triphosphate pyrophosphohydrolase, yielding MSAKSIEKLKNVISSLTAPDGCPWDKEQTAKTLCDSVIEEAFELVEAIRADDKQEAMEELGDVMFLLLFIAQRYEEEDAFTFADAVESGAAKMIRRHPHVFADVKIEDQEELLRNWEKIKRSEKSEDNKIFDSLPKGLPPMLKAYRINSKAARSGFTFESDEQCLGQLESEWKEWNSALESGDSDAITEEFGDYLFTLIELGRRKGIKANSALDITNNKFLKRFAKMEDLAKEQGKDISEMNLIEQNELWEQVKK